In Passer domesticus isolate bPasDom1 chromosome 9, bPasDom1.hap1, whole genome shotgun sequence, a genomic segment contains:
- the LSM3 gene encoding U6 snRNA-associated Sm-like protein LSm3, with protein sequence MADEVDQQQTTNTVEEPLDLIRLSLDERIYVKMRNDRELRGRLHAYDQHLNMILGDVEETVTTIEIDEETYEEIYKSTKRNIPMLFVRGDGVVLVAPPLRVG encoded by the exons ATGGCGGATGAGGTGGACCAG CAACAAACAACAAATACTGTAGAGGAGCCACTTGATCTCATCAGACTCAGTCTAGATGAGCGAATCTATGTCAAAATGAGGAATGACAGAGAGCTTAGAGGCAGATTACAT GCATATGATCAGCACTTAAATATGATTCTGGGTGATGTGGAAGAAACTGTGACTACAATAGAGATTGATGAAGAAACCTATGAAGAGATTTATAAA TCTACCAAGAGGAATATCCCGATGCTCTTTGTCAGAGGGGATGGCGTTGTGCTTGTAGCTCCCCCATTGAGGGTTGGTTGA
- the XPC gene encoding DNA repair protein complementing XP-C cells: MARKRRASPRPAAAKKRRSGGLPNEEEEEEEEEDDFEKKKPSLKKTSKAPARKKGEDCDTEVSNSAKTSKPSKQEAKSQIKESKKNARNKENCIKEETCSDPLKHPQEMKIKTESPVKKEMDEDNTDNDDDESEDEWEDVEELQEPATDKLEEAAVLPSVGLPRNPVEIEIETPEQVKKRERREKRKAEFEMYLRRMMKRFSKEVREDTHKVHLLCLLANGFYRNRICSQPDLLAIGLSIVPARFTQVPAGQVGLVYLSNLVKWFVGTFTVNDELSTEKGEPLQSTLERRFAIYAAQDDEELVHIFLIILRALQLLCRLVLSFQPIPLKETRPKGKSSSKRLSHSSTSERQESSATTPKAVAKTCPCKKAKQDEKSSESKENNKEPKKSKTAQTKSSHKSKLTKGQEQKESNNETSSAEKDVPVRPKNDRRRRVASKVCYKEESGSDEGSASDYELSEEDSDVSDEDFESVPKRRRSSQASQNSKLTTMKRSKAETSETRQSKNLHEAETKPAKSTTPGLPQAQRKRNKIISSDEDEGQQDVRKAMGTDQWLEVFLEPEDKWVCVDCVHGNVGQPQLCFAHATKPLFYVVGFDNDGSVRDVTQRYDPVWMTSTRKSRVDPEWWEETLQPYESPHVERDKKEENEFQVKLQDQPLPTAIGEYKNHPLYALKRHLLKFQAIYPETAAILGYCRGEAVYSRDCIHTLHSRDTWLKQARVVRIGEVPYKMVKGFSNRARKARLAEPANRDREDLALFGRWQTEEYQPPIAVDGKVPRNEYGNVYLFLPSMLPVGCVQLKLPNLNRVARKLNIDCAQAITGFDFHGGYSHPVTDGYVVCEEYKEVLVAAWENEQAEIEKKEKEKREKRALGNWKLLTKGLLIRERLKQRYSIKAEPSAPETEKGEGFSSDEEGAPSSESTVGNTAMYWPQNRQLEKQEEITTKKSKREKRGEAAQLFPFEKL; encoded by the exons ATGGCCAGAAAGCGCAGAGCATCGCCCCGGCCTGCGGCCGCCAAAAAGAGGCGCTCCGGGGGGCTGCCgaacgaggaggaggaggaagaagaagaagagg atgattttgaaaagaaaaagcccaGTTTAAAAAAGACCTCAAAAGCACCAGctaggaagaagggagaagattGTGATACTGAAGTTTCCAACTCAGCAAAAACTTCCAAACCTTCAAAACAAGAAGCAAAATCACaaataaaagaaagtaaaaagaatgctagaaataaagaaaattgtaTCAAAGAGGAAACATGCAG TGACCCACTGAAGCATCCTCAGGAAATGAAGATAAAGACAGAATCTCCTGTTAAAAAAGAGATGGATGAAGACAATACTGACAACGATGATGATGAAAGTGAAGATGAATGGGAGGATGTGGAAG aacTTCAGGAACCTGCTACAGATAAGTTAGAAGAAGCTGCAGTTCTTCCATCAGTGGGGCTGCCAAGAAATCCTGTCGAGATAGAGATTGAAACCCCAGAGCAGgtgaagaaaagagagagaag agaaaaaagaaaagctgagttTGAGATGTACCTTCGGAGAATGATGAAACGTTTCAGCAAGGAGGTTCGTGAGGACACACATAAG GTTCACTTGCTGTGTTTATTAGCAAATGGTTTCTACAGGAACAGGATCTGCAGCCAGCCAGATCTCCTTGCCATCGGTCTGTCCATCGTCCCCGCGCGCTTCACCCAAGTGCCCGCAGGCCAAGTGGGCCTTGTCTACCTTTCCAACCTGGTGAAATG GTTTGTTGGAACCTTCACTGTCAATGATGAGCTTTCCACTGAAAAAGGAGAGCCCCTTCAATCAACACTGGAGAGGAGGTTTGCCATCTATGCTGCACAGGATGATGAGGAGCTTGTTCAT atatttttaattattctgcGAGCATTACAGCTGCTGTGTCGCCTCGTGCTGTCTTTTCAGCCTATTCCTCTCAAGGAGACAAGACCAAAG GGAAAGAGCTCATCCAAGAGGCTgtctcacagcagcacctctgagaGACAGGAGAGTTCTGCCACAACACCCAAAGCTGTGGCAAAAACATGCCCCTGCAAAAAAGCCAAGCAGGATGAGAAATCCTCAGAgagcaaagaaaacaacaagGAGCCAAAGAAATCCAAAACTGCCCAGACCAAAAGCTCACACAAGTCAAAGCTGACTAAAGGCCAGGAACAGAAGGAATCAAATAATGAGACCAGTTCAGCAGAAAAAGATGTGCCAGTCAGGCCCAAGAACGACCGCCGGAGACGAGTGGCCTCCAAAGTGTGTTACAAGGAGGAGAGTGGAAGTGATGAGGGCAGTGCTTCAGACTATGAGCTTTCAGAGGAGGACAGTGATGTCTCTGATGAGGATTTTGAAAGTGTCCCTAAGAGGCGGAGAAGCTCACAGGCCTCCCAGAATTCAAAGCTGACAACTATGAAAAGGTCAAAAGCTGAGACTTCAGAAACAAGGCAGTCAAAAAATTTGCATGAAGCTGAGACTAAGCCAGCAAAAAGTACAACTCCAGGCTTACCTCAAGCACAgaggaagagaaacaaaatcattTCTAGTGATGAGGATGAAGGACAGCAGGACGTGAGGAAAGCCATGGGCACGGACCAGTGGCTGGAAGTTTTCCTTGAGCCTGAGGACAAGTGGGTTTGTGTAGACTGTGTTCATGGCAATGTgggccagccccagctgtgctttGCACATGCCACAAAGCCACTTTTCTACGTTGTGGGATTTGACAACGATGGGAGTGTCAGGGATGTGACACAAAGGTATGACCCAGTGTGGATGACCTCAACAAGGAAGAGCCGTGTGGACCCCGAGTGGTGGGAAGAGACACTGCAGCCCTATGAAAGTCCCCATGTGGAGAGGGACaagaaggaggaaaatgag TTTCAAGTGAAGCTTCAAGATCAGCCTCTACCAACAGCGATTGGAGAGTACAAAAACCACCCCCTTTATGCACTGAAGAGGCACCTCTTGAAATTCCAGGCCATCTATCCCGAGACAGCTGCTATCTTGGGGTACTGCAGGGGAGAGGCTGTCTACTCCAG AGACTGCATACACACTTTGCACTCCAGAGACACTTGGCTGAAGCAAGCTCGAGTGGTGAGGATTGGAGAAGTGCCTTACAAG ATGGTAAAAGGATTTTCCAACCGGGCGAGGAAGGCGCGCCTGGCAGAGCCGGCGAACCGGGACCGCGAGGACCTGGCGCTGTTTGGCCGCTGGCAGACAGAGGAGTATCAGCCTCCCATAGCAGTGGATGGAAAG GTTCCTCGGAATGAATATGGAAATGTTTATCTCTTCTTGCCATCCATGTTACCTgttggctgtgtgcagctgaAACTGCCAAACCTGAACAGAGTGGCACGGAAGTTGAACATTGACTGTGCTCAAGCCATCACTGGATTTGATTTTCACGGTGGCTACTCGCACCCAGT TACTGATGGGTATGTAGTGTGTGAGGAGTATAAAGAGGTCCTTGTTGCTGCCTGGGAGAATGAACAagcagaaatagaaaagaaggagaaggag AAGCGTGAGAAAAGAGCTCTAGGGAATTGGAAGCTGCTGACAAAAGGACTTCTCATCAGAGAGAGACTGAAGCAACGCTACTCCATCAAG gctgagccatCAGCACCTGAGACAGAGAAAGGAGAGGGCTTCTCTTCTGATGAAGAAGGAGCTCCAAGCTCAGAGAGCACAGTGGGGAACACAGCCATGTATTGGCCCCAGAATCGTCAGCTAGAGAAACAAGAAGAGATAACAACCAAAAAGAGCAAGCGAGAAAAGAGAGGAGAAGCAGCTCAGCTGTTCCCTTTTGAGAAATTGTGA